Proteins encoded within one genomic window of Lysinibacillus louembei:
- a CDS encoding YgzB family protein, translating to MKKYQNKINKIRSFALALIFIGFVVMYGAIFFRENPILVIIFMTLGLICIFGSVIVYGWIGLLSTRAVQVVCPGCGKHTKVLGRVDMCMYCNEPLTLDPTLEGKEFDQAYNKKK from the coding sequence ATGAAAAAATATCAAAATAAAATAAATAAAATTCGCTCATTTGCATTGGCACTTATCTTTATCGGATTCGTTGTCATGTATGGAGCTATTTTCTTTAGAGAAAATCCAATTTTAGTAATCATTTTTATGACGTTAGGATTAATATGTATTTTCGGTAGCGTTATTGTTTATGGCTGGATTGGCTTATTATCAACCCGCGCTGTACAAGTTGTATGCCCAGGCTGTGGCAAACATACGAAAGTATTAGGTCGTGTAGATATGTGCATGTATTGCAATGAGCCACTAACTTTAGATCCTACATTAGAAGGTAAAGAGTTTGATCAAGCGTATAATAAAAAGAAGTAA